A single region of the Gracilibacillus caseinilyticus genome encodes:
- a CDS encoding GNAT family N-acetyltransferase, translated as MNWYEKLNQYFPVEEMKSKEHMELLLQEKGDVYHKDEGIHHVLMYAEFPTFLFIDYVYVSNESRGQGIGHQLMEKLKQKGKPIILEVEPYDYTDSDSTKRLRFYQREGFKHAVKIGYTRKSLATDEHNTLEILFWSPHGENEEEIYQQMKRMYKDIHTYKDAEIYGKSYQHVDEVLTYNNEREADDIFEALDRQKNNQKK; from the coding sequence GTGAATTGGTATGAGAAACTGAATCAATATTTCCCTGTGGAGGAAATGAAATCAAAAGAACATATGGAGCTGTTACTACAGGAGAAAGGAGATGTCTATCATAAAGATGAAGGAATTCATCACGTATTAATGTATGCGGAGTTTCCAACATTCTTATTTATAGACTATGTTTATGTGTCTAATGAATCCCGTGGTCAAGGAATTGGTCATCAGCTGATGGAGAAATTAAAACAAAAGGGAAAGCCAATTATATTAGAAGTAGAACCGTATGATTATACAGATAGTGATTCTACGAAACGATTGCGCTTTTACCAGCGAGAGGGCTTTAAACACGCTGTGAAAATAGGGTATACACGTAAATCGCTTGCAACAGACGAACATAATACACTGGAGATTTTGTTTTGGTCACCACATGGAGAGAACGAGGAAGAAATATATCAACAAATGAAGAGGATGTATAAAGACATCCACACGTACAAGGATGCAGAAATCTATGGAAAGTCCTATCAGCATGTAGACGAAGTGCTAACTTATAATAATGAGCGTGAAGCAGATGATATATTTGAAGCGCTAGACAGGCAAAAAAATAATCAAAAAAAATAG
- the spxA gene encoding transcriptional regulator SpxA produces MVTLYTSPSCTSCRKAKAWLEEHEIPFTERNIFSEPLTLDEIKEILRMTEDGTDEIISTRSKVFQKLNVNLDQLPLKDLFQLIQDNPGLLRRPIILDEKRLQVGYNEDEIRRFLPRTVRTFQLREAQRMVN; encoded by the coding sequence ATGGTAACACTTTATACCTCGCCAAGTTGTACATCATGTCGTAAAGCGAAAGCATGGTTAGAGGAGCACGAAATCCCATTCACGGAGCGTAATATTTTCTCAGAGCCGCTAACGCTTGATGAAATTAAAGAAATTTTGAGAATGACAGAAGACGGGACAGATGAGATTATCTCGACTCGATCAAAAGTATTTCAAAAACTAAATGTGAATTTGGATCAACTTCCGTTAAAGGATTTGTTCCAGCTTATTCAAGATAATCCGGGGCTGTTAAGAAGACCGATCATTTTAGATGAGAAAAGACTACAAGTTGGCTATAACGAAGATGAAATTCGTCGCTTCTTGCCTAGAACTGTACGTACATTCCAACTTAGAGAAGCACAACGAATGGTCAATTAA
- the mecA gene encoding adaptor protein MecA, which yields MEIERINENTIKFYISYLDIEDRGFDREEIWYNREKSEQLFWQVMDEVNYNEEDFQIDGPLWIQVQAMEKGLEIVVTKAQISKDGQNLQLPTESGKTIDMPVDDKIESLLEEKFGPADKEEPEIEQYGQDFVVVVSFKELEDIIQLSHVFDTTIGMRDELYYYNNQYMLVARFDEDYLTDDEQEDLISQILEYGQESTVTVFIVEEYGKAIFEENALYQVKENFNR from the coding sequence ATGGAAATAGAAAGAATTAACGAAAATACAATTAAATTCTACATCTCTTACTTGGATATTGAAGATCGTGGCTTTGACAGAGAAGAGATCTGGTACAATCGTGAAAAAAGCGAACAGCTTTTTTGGCAAGTAATGGATGAAGTCAATTACAATGAAGAAGACTTTCAAATTGATGGTCCATTATGGATTCAAGTTCAGGCTATGGAGAAAGGCTTGGAAATTGTTGTTACCAAAGCACAGATTTCTAAAGATGGTCAGAACCTGCAATTGCCAACAGAGTCTGGTAAAACGATTGACATGCCAGTCGATGATAAGATTGAATCTCTTCTTGAGGAGAAATTCGGACCAGCTGATAAAGAGGAACCTGAAATTGAGCAATATGGCCAGGACTTCGTAGTGGTTGTCAGCTTTAAAGAATTAGAAGATATCATTCAATTAAGTCATGTTTTTGATACAACCATTGGTATGAGAGATGAGTTATATTATTACAATAATCAATACATGTTGGTTGCCCGCTTTGATGAGGATTATTTAACAGATGATGAGCAAGAAGATTTAATCAGTCAGATTCTCGAATATGGGCAAGAATCAACAGTGACGGTATTTATCGTCGAAGAGTACGGTAAAGCAATTTTTGAAGAAAATGCACTTTATCAAGTGAAAGAAAATTTTAATCGTTAA
- a CDS encoding MDR family MFS transporter: MTTNESINRVPLMIVLISGAFVAILNQTLLGTALPHIMKDLEIDAATAQWLQSIFMLVNGIMIPVTAFLIERFTTRALFLTAMGSFALGTLVAAIAPDFTVLMAGRVLQAAGAGIMMPLMQTVMFLIFPIEKRGSAMGMFGLVIAFAPAIGPTLSGWLVENFPWRSLFYVVLPIAIIDIIVAYKILVNVTKQTYPKVDVPSIILSTLGFGGLLYGFSMAGNASYGWGSPMVYIPLIVGAITLFIYIQRQLKLPKPILEFRIFKYSMFSLTTAIGMISFLAMIGGAIVLPIMMQDYLGFTAFESGLALLPGALLMGIMNPITGRLFDKFGAKWLAITGLALVTVTTLMFSNLSPETTFTYITVVNAFRMFGIAMVMMPVTTAGLNQLPGKFIPHGTAMNNTMRQMSGAIGTALLISIMLNQAVPSEGLAGMIQGVNDSFLVAGIISGVGFVLAFFIKHSQPENPVS; the protein is encoded by the coding sequence ATGACAACAAACGAATCAATTAATCGTGTTCCGTTGATGATAGTGTTAATCTCCGGAGCATTTGTCGCGATATTAAATCAGACACTATTAGGTACAGCTTTACCGCATATTATGAAAGATTTAGAAATCGATGCAGCTACAGCACAGTGGTTACAATCGATTTTTATGCTTGTTAACGGGATTATGATTCCTGTTACGGCGTTTCTTATTGAAAGATTTACGACAAGAGCGTTATTTTTAACAGCAATGGGAAGCTTTGCACTAGGTACATTAGTAGCTGCGATTGCCCCGGACTTTACAGTATTAATGGCAGGACGAGTATTACAGGCTGCAGGGGCAGGTATTATGATGCCATTGATGCAGACGGTCATGTTCTTAATTTTTCCTATTGAGAAACGTGGTTCTGCTATGGGGATGTTCGGCCTTGTGATTGCCTTTGCACCAGCAATCGGGCCAACATTATCCGGTTGGTTAGTAGAGAATTTCCCTTGGAGAAGTTTATTTTATGTCGTATTGCCTATAGCTATCATTGATATTATTGTAGCTTACAAAATTTTAGTCAATGTCACCAAACAAACATATCCGAAAGTAGATGTTCCGTCCATTATCCTTTCAACATTAGGTTTTGGAGGATTGCTTTACGGATTTAGTATGGCCGGAAATGCAAGCTACGGATGGGGTAGCCCGATGGTTTATATACCTCTAATCGTAGGTGCTATCACATTGTTTATTTATATTCAGCGCCAATTGAAGTTACCAAAACCAATATTGGAGTTTCGCATCTTCAAATATAGTATGTTTAGCTTAACAACAGCTATTGGTATGATTTCCTTTTTAGCCATGATTGGTGGGGCGATTGTTTTACCAATTATGATGCAGGACTATTTAGGATTTACTGCTTTTGAATCTGGTTTGGCCTTATTGCCAGGGGCATTATTAATGGGGATTATGAACCCGATCACAGGACGTTTATTTGATAAATTTGGAGCGAAATGGCTTGCCATCACAGGTCTCGCACTTGTTACGGTAACGACATTAATGTTCTCCAACTTATCACCGGAAACAACTTTCACCTATATTACAGTGGTGAATGCGTTCCGTATGTTTGGGATAGCGATGGTTATGATGCCTGTTACAACAGCAGGGCTGAACCAACTTCCAGGTAAATTTATTCCACATGGTACAGCGATGAACAATACGATGCGCCAAATGTCAGGTGCAATCGGTACAGCATTGTTAATTTCGATCATGTTGAATCAGGCAGTTCCATCAGAAGGACTCGCAGGAATGATCCAAGGTGTAAATGACTCATTCCTGGTAGCTGGTATTATTTCAGGAGTTGGTTTTGTTTTAGCATTCTTCATTAAGCATTCCCAACCGGAAAATCCTGTTTCTTAA
- a CDS encoding competence protein CoiA has protein sequence MLQAVDDTGNSVSIWNLPRDEIQLIRKQSMYCPVCKESVIVKAGMHNIPHFAHYRSSGCVHSGEGSYHEHGKLDLYLWLKHQGYQVELEHHFSELNQRADMLLHINGKKIAIEYQCATIPIDQIISRTKGYIEAGILPIWILGANKMKRTGSNSLHISTTDQSFLYQPHPSFPIRIFYYCSETKKMILYQDLLFLTRTKTIGTLQSIPLEWLTWKDLFRKKHHHRKWFAKYWKNYRQKWPHRPVSPYQKKETEWRQWLYLRKLTVHSLPDYVYLPIRSQYLMMTQPWIWQSLLYVELFKKREHFSLQQAALLVQHHVHSTEYFPLLSLRNDPVFEYLQLLVRIGILKDNDKNHYDVNRTTV, from the coding sequence TTGTTACAAGCAGTTGATGACACTGGCAACTCTGTTTCCATTTGGAACTTACCCCGAGATGAGATCCAATTAATTAGAAAACAGTCTATGTATTGTCCGGTTTGTAAAGAATCCGTTATCGTCAAAGCAGGGATGCATAATATTCCCCATTTTGCCCACTACCGCTCTAGCGGTTGTGTACACTCAGGAGAAGGAAGTTATCACGAACATGGTAAGCTTGATCTTTATCTTTGGCTAAAGCACCAAGGCTATCAAGTTGAACTTGAACATCATTTTTCAGAGCTTAACCAGCGAGCTGATATGCTGTTGCATATTAATGGAAAAAAGATAGCAATTGAATATCAGTGCGCAACAATTCCGATTGATCAAATAATAAGCAGAACAAAGGGTTATATCGAAGCAGGTATTCTCCCTATCTGGATTCTCGGTGCAAATAAGATGAAAAGAACAGGAAGTAATTCACTTCATATCTCGACAACGGACCAATCCTTTCTATATCAACCTCATCCATCCTTTCCAATTCGTATTTTCTATTATTGCTCAGAAACGAAAAAAATGATTCTTTATCAAGATCTTTTATTTCTAACTAGAACAAAAACGATTGGTACATTGCAAAGTATTCCTCTTGAGTGGCTAACATGGAAAGACCTGTTCCGTAAAAAGCATCATCATCGAAAATGGTTTGCAAAGTACTGGAAGAATTATAGGCAAAAATGGCCACATCGTCCTGTGTCACCCTATCAGAAAAAAGAAACAGAATGGCGGCAATGGTTATATCTTCGTAAGCTGACTGTTCACTCCTTACCTGATTACGTATATCTTCCCATTCGTTCCCAATATTTAATGATGACTCAGCCTTGGATTTGGCAATCGTTATTATATGTAGAATTGTTTAAAAAAAGAGAACACTTTTCCCTTCAACAAGCAGCCTTGCTTGTGCAGCATCACGTCCATTCAACTGAGTATTTTCCCTTACTTTCTCTCAGGAATGATCCAGTTTTTGAATATTTACAGTTATTAGTGCGTATAGGTATTTTAAAGGATAACGACAAAAATCATTATGATGTAAATCGTACTACTGTATGA
- the pepF gene encoding oligoendopeptidase F yields the protein MAKPQKSLPKRDEIPEELTWKLEDIYANDDEWDKEWQAVKDLLPKFQDYQGTLDEKASNVFELLQLQDEVSDRLSTLYTYAHMRYDQDTTNSFYQAMNGKAENLITQASSTMSFITPEILKLDETTLKAYLNEHEGLQLYRHTLDEINRQRPHVLSEKEEALLAEVSEVTDSPSQTFGMLNNADLTFPGVKDEQGNEVDLTHGRYINFLESKDQQVRHDAFKAMYDTYGGLKNTFASTLQGNVKKDNFYAKIRNYKSAREAALNQNNIPEKVYDNLIEAIHEGLPLLQRYVALRKKVLNLQELHMYDLYTPLVKDVEMTFSYEQAQQTVTEALKPLGDDYLEVMQQAFSNRWIDVEENKGKRSGAYSSGSYSTNPYILMNWQDNLNNLFTLAHELGHSMHSYYTHKHQPYRYGNYSIFVAEVASTCNEALLNNYLVEKTNDKKEKLFLLNHFLEGFRGTVFRQTMFAEFEHQIHVAAQEGEALTADKLTEMYYELNKLYFGDDLIIDEEIGLEWARIPHFYYNYYVYQYATGYAAAQSLASQILEEKDPAVERYLGYLQSGSSDYPIEVLKKAGVDMTEKTPVLNALKVFEQKLEEMEQLLNEIE from the coding sequence ATGGCAAAACCACAGAAATCATTGCCGAAGCGAGATGAAATACCAGAGGAACTAACGTGGAAACTAGAAGATATTTATGCGAATGATGATGAGTGGGATAAGGAATGGCAAGCGGTTAAAGATTTATTACCGAAATTCCAGGATTATCAAGGAACGTTAGATGAGAAAGCAAGTAATGTTTTTGAATTACTGCAATTGCAGGATGAAGTGTCTGATCGCCTAAGCACCTTGTATACATATGCTCATATGCGTTACGATCAGGACACAACTAATTCCTTTTATCAAGCCATGAATGGCAAAGCGGAGAATCTCATTACACAAGCATCGAGTACGATGAGCTTTATTACTCCTGAGATTCTCAAACTGGATGAAACAACGTTAAAGGCTTACTTAAACGAACATGAAGGACTGCAGTTATATCGCCACACATTAGATGAAATAAATCGTCAGCGTCCTCATGTCCTTTCCGAGAAAGAAGAAGCGCTGCTTGCGGAAGTTTCAGAAGTGACAGATAGTCCATCACAAACTTTCGGAATGCTAAACAACGCTGATTTAACTTTCCCAGGGGTGAAAGATGAACAAGGTAATGAAGTAGATCTAACACACGGCCGTTATATCAACTTTTTAGAGTCGAAAGATCAACAGGTACGCCATGATGCGTTTAAAGCGATGTATGATACGTATGGCGGTCTCAAGAATACATTTGCTTCTACACTACAGGGAAATGTGAAGAAAGATAATTTTTACGCAAAGATACGAAATTATAAATCAGCCAGAGAAGCAGCATTAAATCAAAATAACATACCTGAGAAAGTATATGATAATCTGATCGAAGCAATTCATGAAGGACTCCCATTACTTCAGCGATATGTTGCACTCCGCAAGAAAGTACTTAACTTACAAGAATTGCATATGTACGATCTTTATACACCACTAGTTAAAGATGTAGAGATGACTTTCAGCTATGAACAAGCACAGCAAACCGTAACGGAGGCGTTAAAACCATTGGGAGACGATTATTTGGAAGTGATGCAGCAAGCATTTAGCAATCGCTGGATTGATGTGGAGGAGAATAAAGGGAAACGCAGTGGTGCTTATTCATCTGGTTCTTACAGTACCAATCCTTATATTCTGATGAACTGGCAGGATAATTTAAATAACTTATTTACATTGGCACATGAATTAGGTCACTCCATGCATAGTTATTACACGCACAAACACCAGCCATATCGTTACGGGAATTATTCGATATTCGTAGCGGAAGTAGCTTCCACTTGTAATGAGGCGTTGTTAAACAACTATTTAGTTGAAAAGACTAATGATAAAAAAGAAAAATTATTTTTATTAAATCATTTCTTAGAAGGGTTCCGCGGTACGGTATTCAGACAAACAATGTTTGCCGAGTTCGAGCATCAGATTCATGTAGCTGCTCAGGAAGGCGAGGCATTAACGGCTGATAAGCTTACCGAAATGTATTACGAACTTAATAAGTTATATTTTGGTGATGATTTAATTATCGATGAAGAAATCGGTCTAGAGTGGGCGAGAATTCCTCATTTTTATTACAATTATTACGTGTATCAATATGCAACTGGTTATGCCGCGGCACAGTCGCTTGCTTCTCAAATATTAGAGGAAAAAGATCCTGCAGTTGAGCGTTATTTAGGATACCTGCAGTCAGGCAGCAGTGATTATCCGATAGAAGTCTTGAAAAAAGCTGGTGTCGATATGACAGAAAAAACGCCAGTGTTAAACGCATTAAAGGTATTCGAACAAAAATTAGAAGAAATGGAACAGCTCTTAAATGAAATAGAGTAA
- a CDS encoding ClpXP adapter SpxH family protein: MNWNSAGSWQHQDRNQTTHYHFIDVLKKPIEIYVFIDPLCPECWSLEPYLKKLSIEYGRFFTIRTVLSGQLTSLHKDKFEKPRKLKDIWEKTASRTGMSCDGDLWIENPIHYPWLASIAIKAAELQGKKAGKRFLRKLQELAFLEKKDISQEEVLLDCANTVHLDIEEFREDLYSTSSKKALQCDLKITKEMDVEYIPTMVFFNQSEDDAGLKISGIYPYEIYVKVLKQMLQKEPLPAKKPKLLDFLSHYDFVGTKEIAVVYDWSMEKAEKEMKKLQLKQVVEKVPVKFGYFWKYTK, from the coding sequence GTGAATTGGAATTCTGCCGGATCCTGGCAACACCAGGATCGAAACCAAACAACGCATTATCATTTTATTGATGTTTTAAAAAAACCGATTGAAATTTATGTATTCATTGATCCGCTTTGCCCTGAATGCTGGTCATTAGAACCCTATTTAAAGAAATTATCGATTGAATATGGTCGCTTTTTTACCATTCGGACCGTATTAAGTGGTCAATTAACGAGTCTGCATAAGGACAAATTTGAAAAACCTAGAAAGTTGAAAGATATCTGGGAAAAGACGGCTAGTCGTACAGGAATGAGCTGTGATGGTGACCTTTGGATCGAGAACCCTATTCATTATCCTTGGCTTGCATCCATTGCGATCAAAGCTGCAGAATTGCAAGGGAAAAAAGCTGGTAAAAGATTCTTACGTAAATTACAAGAACTGGCTTTTCTAGAGAAAAAAGATATTTCTCAAGAAGAAGTTCTGTTAGATTGCGCGAATACGGTACATCTTGATATTGAAGAGTTTCGAGAAGACTTATATTCCACTTCCTCCAAAAAAGCCTTACAATGTGATTTAAAAATCACAAAAGAAATGGATGTTGAGTATATTCCGACAATGGTATTCTTTAATCAGTCTGAAGACGACGCAGGATTAAAAATTTCCGGAATTTATCCTTATGAAATCTATGTCAAAGTACTGAAGCAAATGTTGCAGAAAGAACCATTGCCTGCGAAGAAGCCGAAATTATTAGATTTTTTATCTCATTATGATTTTGTTGGCACGAAAGAAATTGCCGTTGTATATGATTGGTCGATGGAAAAAGCGGAAAAAGAAATGAAAAAATTACAATTGAAGCAGGTTGTCGAGAAGGTACCGGTCAAATTCGGTTACTTCTGGAAATATACAAAATAA
- a CDS encoding globin domain-containing protein has protein sequence MREVEGNSIYEVIGGHEKIEELVEAFYARVSKHPDLIPLFPDEFSEVARKQTQFLTQFFGGPPLYIQEHGHPMMRKRHLRFPITPTRRDAWLACMKGALEEANIEEPYRSAMFERLTLTANHMMNTPDEKGESW, from the coding sequence ATGAGAGAAGTTGAAGGAAACAGCATTTATGAGGTAATTGGGGGGCACGAAAAAATTGAGGAATTAGTTGAGGCTTTTTACGCGAGAGTGTCTAAACATCCTGATCTAATTCCCCTCTTCCCAGACGAATTTTCGGAAGTAGCAAGAAAACAAACACAATTTTTAACTCAATTTTTTGGTGGACCTCCATTATATATCCAAGAACATGGGCATCCTATGATGAGAAAGCGTCATTTGCGTTTTCCGATTACGCCAACGAGACGTGATGCCTGGCTTGCTTGTATGAAAGGTGCTTTAGAAGAAGCAAATATTGAAGAACCGTACCGTAGTGCAATGTTTGAGCGGCTCACTCTCACAGCCAATCACATGATGAATACGCCTGATGAGAAAGGAGAATCATGGTGA